A single genomic interval of Aedes aegypti strain LVP_AGWG chromosome 1, AaegL5.0 Primary Assembly, whole genome shotgun sequence harbors:
- the LOC5565060 gene encoding ADP-ribosylation factor 2, with the protein MGLTISSVLTRLFGKKQMRILMVGLDAAGKTTILYKLKLGEIVTTIPTIGFNVETVEYKNICFTVWDVGGQDKIRPLWRHYFQNTQGLIFVVDSNDRERIVEAERELQSMLQEDELRDAVLLVFANKQDLPNAMTAAELTDKLHLNQLRNRHWYIQATCATQGHGLYEGLDWLSNELAKK; encoded by the exons ATGGGTTTAACAATTTCTAGTGTTTTAACCAGGCTTTTCGGCAAAAAGCAGATGAGAATACTGATGG TTGGTTTGGACGCGGCCGGAAAAACTACTATCCTATACAAGTTGAAGCTGGGAGAAATCGTGACGACAATCCCCACCATCGGATTCAACGTTGAAACGGTGGAGTACAAGAACATCTGCTTCACCGTGTGGGACGTCGGCGGTCAGGACAAAATCCGTCCGCTTTGGCGCCACTACTTCCAGAATACCCAAGGATTGATCTTCGTGGTGGACTCGAACGATCGGGAGCGAATTGTGGAGGCTGAAAGGGAACTTCAAAGTATGCTGCAAGAGGATGAATTACGGGATGCGGTTCTGCTAGTGTTTGCCAACAAACAAGATCTGCCCAACGCAATGACTGCTGCTGAGTTGACCGACAAGTTGCACCTGAACCAGCTTAGAAATAGACAC TGGTATATTCAAGCAACCTGCGCCACCCAAGGGCACGGCTTATACGAAGGCCTAGATTGGTTATCCAATGAGCTCGCCAAGAAATGA
- the LOC5565033 gene encoding protein lin-52 homolog: MSDSDGKTTPVKIKEELDDDEPKLMSLEKLDRGSPEIWPAKGPSMNEFNTPNLNFSPPAWTKGLTQDDINSMYQLGALSSNGIIAEVKKLYDQAYQLGVQEAKEMTRGKYLNIFTSSRKKS; encoded by the exons ATGTCAGATTCCGATGGGAAGACCACTCCAGTCAAAATTAAAGAAG AGCTGGATGATGATGAGCCTAAACTAATGAGTTTAGAAAAACTAGATAGAGGATCACCAGAAATTTGGCCAGCAAAAG gccCATCTATGAATGAGTTcaacacaccaaatttgaatttCTCCCCACCGGCATGGACAAAAGGCTTAACCCAGGACGATATCAATTCGATGTATC AATTGGGTGCTTTATCGTCCAACGGAATAATCGCCGAAGTGAAGAAATTGTACGACCAGGCTTATCAGTTGGGTGTCCAAGAAGCTAAAGAAATGACTCGGGGTAAATATTTGAACATCTTTACCAGCAGTCGTAAGAAATCGTAA